A DNA window from Aureibaculum sp. 2308TA14-22 contains the following coding sequences:
- the mreD gene encoding rod shape-determining protein MreD, protein MNEIIKNSLLFVGLILIQVIVLNNINFLGFINPFLYILFVIVFPLRRDRGLLLILSFLMGLSIDFFLDSGGVNAAATVCIAYFRLPLLKALTRKSEIDFPVFKIIKLPFLKLLSFIAIITLTHHLVLFSLEYFKFAEILTILSRTILTSIFTIILIIFSLLLLNKNK, encoded by the coding sequence ATGAACGAAATTATAAAAAATAGTTTATTGTTTGTGGGCTTGATATTGATTCAAGTTATAGTGCTGAACAATATTAACTTTTTAGGATTTATCAATCCGTTTTTATATATTTTATTTGTTATTGTTTTTCCACTCAGGCGTGATAGGGGGCTGTTATTAATCTTAAGTTTTTTAATGGGTCTTAGTATCGATTTTTTTTTAGATTCTGGAGGTGTTAATGCAGCAGCCACCGTATGCATTGCTTATTTTAGGTTGCCGTTATTAAAAGCATTAACACGAAAATCTGAAATTGATTTTCCTGTTTTTAAAATTATAAAATTGCCTTTTTTAAAGCTGTTAAGTTTTATTGCTATTATAACTTTAACACATCATTTGGTGCTCTTTAGTTTAGAATATTTTAAATTTGCAGAAATACTGACCATACTTTCCAGAACAATATTAACAAGTATTTTTACAATTATATTAATAATATTTAGTTTATTATTATTGAATAAAAACAAATAA
- the xrtF gene encoding exosortase family protein XrtF translates to MKKRKTIIRFLIKFFVTYFLLVGIYSVYLKQTQQKGSVFSCAPITKTVAKHSQQFGELLGYDVRIEQHESELSMKFFVDGAYIARIVEGCNAISVIILFLTFIIAFSGSIKATIIYGIIGTFIIYVVNIARVFILSMLMYKYPEYKDILHNLLFPAIIYGTVFLLWIIWVRHFSYLKKSKK, encoded by the coding sequence TTGAAAAAGAGAAAAACAATCATAAGATTTTTAATAAAATTTTTTGTTACCTATTTTTTATTGGTCGGTATTTATTCTGTTTATCTAAAACAAACACAACAAAAAGGCTCTGTTTTTTCTTGTGCTCCCATAACTAAAACCGTTGCCAAACATTCACAACAGTTTGGCGAATTATTAGGTTATGATGTTCGCATAGAACAGCATGAATCAGAACTTTCAATGAAATTTTTTGTGGATGGTGCCTATATAGCCAGAATAGTTGAAGGCTGTAATGCTATTAGTGTAATTATCCTTTTTTTAACCTTTATCATCGCTTTTTCGGGCAGTATAAAAGCAACAATTATCTATGGAATTATAGGTACTTTTATTATCTATGTTGTAAATATTGCCAGAGTATTTATTCTTAGTATGTTGATGTATAAATATCCTGAATATAAAGATATTTTACATAATTTACTGTTCCCCGCTATTATTTATGGTACTGTTTTTTTACTCTGGATTATTTGGGTTAGACATTTTTCATATTTAAAAAAATCAAAAAAATGA
- a CDS encoding GNAT family N-acetyltransferase: MIYKKADSSDLDSLSTVFNNYRMFYQKEFDVKGALSFLAERIQKEDSEIFVALNDNNQVVGFVQLYPLFSSTRMKKYWLLNDLYVNAEYRGKGISIQLIEMAKGLVRKTDACGMYLETGKTNVVGNNLYPKAGFKIYDSTNFYEWTVE, from the coding sequence ATGATATATAAAAAAGCGGACAGCTCAGATTTGGATTCATTATCTACCGTATTCAACAATTATAGAATGTTCTACCAAAAAGAATTTGATGTTAAAGGGGCTTTGAGTTTTTTAGCTGAAAGGATTCAAAAAGAAGATTCTGAGATATTTGTAGCACTGAATGATAATAATCAAGTTGTCGGGTTTGTACAATTGTACCCACTTTTTTCATCTACCAGAATGAAAAAATACTGGTTGTTAAATGACCTTTACGTAAATGCCGAATATCGTGGAAAAGGCATTTCCATACAATTAATAGAAATGGCAAAGGGATTGGTCAGAAAAACCGATGCTTGTGGTATGTATTTAGAGACGGGAAAGACTAATGTAGTAGGTAATAATTTGTATCCAAAAGCAGGATTTAAAATCTACGACAGTACAAATTTTTATGAATGGACTGTTGAGTAA
- the purH gene encoding bifunctional phosphoribosylaminoimidazolecarboxamide formyltransferase/IMP cyclohydrolase — MSSSKKAKSALISVFHKDGLAPIVQKLNELGVAIYSTGGTERFINELGIQVEPVEDLTSYPSILGGRVKTLHPKVFGGILSRRENDGDVAQLDEFEIPELDIVIVDLYPFEKTVASGASEQDIIEKIDIGGISLIRAAAKNFKDVMCVSSMEQYDEFLEIISSQNGETTVEQRKKFAGKSFNISSHYDTAIFNYFNKNHEEPVLKISETKGQVLRYGENPHQKGFFFGDFDDMFTKLHGKELSYNNLLDVDAAVNLMNEFKNEDPTFAILKHNNACGFAQRDTLAAAYSAALAGDPVSAFGGILIANTAIDKATADQIHSLFCEVVIAPSFDDDALEILKGKKNRILLILKDIELPKTTVRTCLNGALVQERDSKTDTANGLKTVTNAKPSEKEIEDLIFASKICKHTKSNTIVLVKNKQLCASGTGQTSRVDALNQAIVKANAFKFDLNNAVMASDAFFPFPDCVEIAKNAGINAVIQPGGSIKDQLSIDYCNANDMPMVFTGTRHFKH; from the coding sequence ATGAGTTCTTCAAAAAAAGCAAAATCAGCATTAATATCAGTATTTCATAAAGACGGATTAGCACCTATTGTTCAGAAATTAAATGAATTAGGAGTGGCTATTTATTCAACCGGAGGTACGGAAAGATTTATTAACGAGTTAGGTATTCAAGTTGAACCCGTTGAGGATTTAACTTCTTATCCATCAATTTTAGGAGGGCGTGTAAAAACATTGCACCCTAAAGTGTTTGGAGGAATTTTATCGAGACGTGAAAATGATGGAGATGTAGCCCAGTTGGATGAGTTTGAGATTCCTGAATTGGATATTGTGATAGTTGATTTATATCCTTTTGAAAAAACCGTAGCTTCGGGTGCTTCTGAACAAGACATCATCGAAAAAATTGACATTGGTGGTATATCGCTGATTCGTGCAGCGGCTAAAAATTTTAAAGATGTTATGTGTGTTTCCTCAATGGAACAATACGATGAGTTTTTAGAAATCATCTCTAGCCAAAATGGTGAAACCACTGTTGAGCAACGTAAAAAATTCGCAGGGAAGTCATTTAATATTTCTTCGCATTACGATACCGCTATTTTTAATTATTTCAATAAAAACCATGAAGAGCCAGTATTAAAAATCAGCGAAACTAAAGGACAGGTATTACGATACGGAGAAAACCCACATCAAAAAGGATTTTTCTTTGGAGATTTTGATGATATGTTTACCAAATTACATGGTAAAGAGTTAAGTTATAATAATTTACTGGATGTTGATGCAGCAGTAAATTTGATGAACGAGTTTAAGAACGAAGATCCAACTTTTGCTATTTTAAAACATAATAATGCTTGTGGTTTTGCACAAAGAGACACACTTGCTGCTGCGTATTCAGCTGCCTTAGCCGGTGATCCTGTTTCAGCTTTTGGCGGAATTTTAATTGCCAATACTGCAATTGACAAAGCAACTGCTGATCAAATTCACAGCTTATTTTGCGAAGTAGTCATTGCTCCGTCTTTTGACGATGATGCGTTGGAAATTTTAAAGGGTAAAAAGAATAGAATACTCCTCATATTAAAAGATATAGAATTACCAAAGACCACTGTAAGAACTTGCTTGAATGGAGCTTTAGTGCAAGAGAGAGATAGTAAAACTGATACAGCTAATGGTTTAAAAACTGTCACCAATGCAAAACCGTCTGAAAAAGAAATAGAAGATTTAATTTTTGCATCAAAAATTTGTAAGCACACCAAATCAAATACAATAGTTTTAGTAAAGAACAAGCAACTTTGTGCAAGCGGTACTGGGCAGACTTCAAGAGTAGATGCGTTGAATCAAGCCATTGTTAAAGCAAATGCTTTTAAGTTTGATTTGAACAATGCGGTTATGGCCAGTGATGCTTTTTTTCCATTTCCTGATTGTGTTGAAATTGCTAAAAATGCTGGAATAAATGCGGTTATTCAGCCAGGTGGCTCCATTAAAGATCAGTTATCAATTGATTATTGTAATGCCAACGATATGCCTATGGTCTTTACCGGAACACGTCATTTTAAGCATTAA
- the mreC gene encoding rod shape-determining protein MreC: MQQIIGFILKYKYFLLFVLLEVIALTFTIHSHSYHNSKFVNSANAITGGVYSRINAFKEYTSLKEYNEQLLVENVRLKNLLSKIPKDTSVKSITVIDSVKYNQKYSYTPAKVIRNQYNRKFNFLTINIGSNKGVQPDQGVINSRGIIGITNSTSKNYATVLSILNEASNINVKLLNSFHYGSLGWNGDDYNILQLIDLESQANIKVGDTIITGGRSAIFPEGIPVGTILNFNKENNAYKEVNIKLFNDMSAIGPVNVITSFDKEEIENLEQGLN, encoded by the coding sequence ATGCAACAGATTATTGGTTTTATCCTAAAGTACAAGTACTTTTTACTTTTTGTGTTGCTAGAAGTTATAGCCTTAACATTTACTATACATAGCCATTCTTACCATAACAGTAAATTTGTAAACTCAGCAAATGCAATAACTGGCGGTGTTTATAGTAGAATAAATGCTTTTAAAGAATATACCAGCCTAAAAGAGTATAATGAGCAATTGTTAGTGGAAAATGTACGCTTAAAGAACTTACTTTCTAAAATACCTAAAGACACTTCAGTAAAAAGTATTACGGTGATTGATTCCGTTAAATACAATCAAAAATATAGTTACACTCCTGCCAAAGTAATTAGAAATCAATACAACAGAAAATTTAATTTTCTTACAATTAATATTGGTTCGAACAAAGGCGTTCAACCCGATCAGGGGGTTATAAATAGCAGAGGTATAATAGGTATTACTAATTCTACTTCAAAAAACTATGCTACCGTTTTATCTATTTTAAATGAAGCCTCAAACATTAATGTAAAATTATTAAATAGTTTTCACTACGGTAGTTTAGGTTGGAATGGTGATGATTACAATATTTTACAACTTATTGATTTAGAAAGTCAAGCCAATATCAAAGTTGGGGATACTATTATTACCGGAGGTAGATCAGCAATTTTTCCTGAAGGAATACCAGTAGGTACAATTTTAAATTTTAATAAAGAGAATAATGCCTATAAAGAAGTAAATATTAAATTGTTTAATGATATGAGTGCTATTGGACCTGTAAATGTAATAACAAGTTTTGACAAGGAAGAAATAGAGAATTTAGAACAAGGATTAAATTAA
- a CDS encoding HYC_CC_PP family protein, protein MKKGFLKISALLMAFLTLFSTLSFTIEKHICNGNISDVAVFDDLERCNMPEENHVKDLQGFEKESCCKDEIHYVQGSNAELKISQKLQAKVFAVLFTYTYLNFFENLEKDSTSFLSYSPPIVIKDIQVLYDTFLI, encoded by the coding sequence GTGAAAAAAGGATTTTTAAAAATATCTGCATTGTTAATGGCGTTCTTAACGCTATTTTCCACGCTATCTTTTACCATTGAAAAACACATCTGTAACGGAAACATTTCCGATGTTGCCGTTTTTGATGATTTAGAGCGTTGCAATATGCCTGAAGAAAATCATGTTAAAGATTTGCAAGGTTTTGAAAAAGAATCGTGCTGCAAAGATGAAATTCACTATGTGCAAGGCTCAAATGCAGAGCTAAAAATTTCTCAAAAATTACAAGCTAAAGTATTTGCGGTTTTATTCACATATACGTATCTCAATTTTTTTGAAAATTTAGAAAAAGATTCAACTTCCTTTTTAAGCTATTCTCCTCCTATCGTTATAAAGGACATTCAAGTCCTTTACGATACTTTCCTTATCTGA
- a CDS encoding NAD(P)/FAD-dependent oxidoreductase, with protein MTELKTVFIPKSEHPRIVIIGAGFAGIHMAKALKNKPFQIVMIDRNNFHQFQPLLYQVATSGLEPDSIVFPIRKIFRNYKNFVFRMTDVQNINSEDKSIETDIGIINYNYLVLATGSTNNFYGLKDVENNSIGLKTIQESLDIRSNILQNIEKANQSNNDETRRLNTSIIIIGAGPAGVEMAGAFAEFKKFIYPKDYPELKKFPLQIHVVEAGKEVLSAMSNKSSADSLKDLQKMQVNVHLNSAIKSYDGKTVKLSTGEKVLSSNLIWTAGVRGQFPEGITSENIVQSNRIAVDQFNKVKGHASIFAIGDVALMETDNYPKGHPMVAPTAIQQGEHLAKNLLRGKTDWKPFKYFDKGSLATIGKRKAVADFGKLHFRGRFAWLIWSTVHLISISGFKNKLRVGLNWVNSYFSYDKGNRLIIRKYNP; from the coding sequence ATGACTGAATTAAAAACAGTATTTATTCCAAAAAGCGAACATCCCAGAATTGTAATCATTGGTGCAGGTTTTGCTGGAATCCATATGGCAAAAGCGTTGAAAAACAAACCTTTTCAGATTGTGATGATTGACAGAAACAACTTTCATCAATTTCAACCTTTGTTATATCAAGTAGCTACTAGTGGCTTAGAACCTGATTCTATTGTATTTCCAATTCGAAAAATATTTAGAAATTACAAAAACTTTGTCTTTAGAATGACAGATGTACAAAACATAAATTCAGAAGATAAAAGTATTGAAACCGACATTGGTATTATCAATTACAATTATTTGGTTTTAGCTACCGGAAGCACCAATAATTTTTACGGGTTAAAAGATGTTGAAAACAATAGTATTGGGCTTAAAACAATACAAGAATCTCTGGACATTAGAAGTAATATACTGCAAAATATAGAAAAGGCAAATCAATCTAATAATGACGAAACTAGGCGGTTAAACACCTCAATTATTATTATTGGAGCCGGCCCAGCTGGTGTAGAAATGGCTGGTGCTTTTGCAGAATTTAAAAAGTTTATTTATCCTAAAGATTATCCCGAACTGAAAAAATTTCCTTTGCAAATTCATGTTGTCGAAGCAGGTAAAGAAGTTTTATCTGCAATGAGTAACAAATCTTCTGCCGACTCCCTAAAAGATTTACAAAAAATGCAGGTGAATGTGCATTTGAATTCAGCAATTAAATCCTATGATGGTAAAACTGTCAAACTCTCTACTGGAGAGAAAGTTTTATCTTCTAACCTGATTTGGACAGCTGGAGTCAGAGGGCAATTTCCTGAAGGTATTACTTCTGAAAATATAGTCCAGAGTAACCGAATTGCCGTTGACCAATTTAACAAAGTGAAGGGGCATGCATCAATTTTTGCCATTGGAGATGTAGCTTTAATGGAGACTGACAATTACCCCAAAGGCCACCCCATGGTAGCACCAACAGCCATTCAACAAGGTGAACATTTGGCCAAAAACCTTTTACGAGGTAAAACCGATTGGAAGCCTTTTAAGTATTTCGATAAAGGTTCTTTGGCAACAATAGGAAAACGAAAAGCAGTTGCCGATTTTGGCAAATTGCACTTCCGTGGAAGGTTTGCTTGGTTAATTTGGTCCACAGTACATCTAATCTCAATAAGTGGATTTAAAAATAAATTACGTGTAGGTTTAAATTGGGTTAATAGTTACTTTTCTTATGATAAAGGAAATAGATTGATTATTCGAAAATATAATCCTTAA
- a CDS encoding exosortase F system-associated membrane protein produces the protein MSRTTRWILATLLFVLLILVRAFQNQLFYDPFIHYFANDFLAKPIPEYSTLKLFASLFFRYLINALISLTIIYVIFRKKGLVRFSVKFYIAAFIFLGIVYFILLKMEMLDGYLLTFYVRRFLIHPVFVLILVPAFYYQQKLVRQSKKS, from the coding sequence ATGAGTAGGACTACTCGATGGATACTAGCAACTTTGCTTTTTGTATTGCTGATTTTAGTAAGGGCATTTCAGAATCAGTTGTTTTACGATCCCTTTATCCATTATTTTGCTAATGATTTTTTAGCTAAGCCAATACCAGAATACAGCACCCTAAAATTATTTGCTAGCTTATTTTTTAGGTACTTGATAAATGCTTTAATTTCATTGACTATTATCTATGTTATTTTTCGCAAAAAAGGACTGGTAAGGTTTTCTGTAAAATTCTATATAGCTGCTTTTATTTTCTTGGGTATTGTATATTTTATACTGTTAAAAATGGAAATGCTAGACGGTTATTTACTTACTTTTTATGTGCGTCGTTTTTTAATCCATCCTGTTTTTGTGTTAATTTTAGTGCCTGCTTTTTATTATCAGCAAAAGCTAGTAAGACAGTCTAAAAAATCGTAA
- a CDS encoding TonB-dependent receptor: MKIILKILFILIPIAMYSQTEIKGMAMIKNSQGNTEGLPGATVYWLGTDIGTTTNDKGWFTLTYKPEYKKLVFSFVGYRTDTVTVNEPKEIHHFMVEDGGLDEVVVEVEEQKTAVSYLQSANIVTINEGELLKAACCNLSESFETNPSIDVNFSDALTGTKQIRMLGLTSPYILIAQENIPTVRGASQAFGLTFTPGTWIESIQITKGAGSVVNGYESIAGQINTELRKPLNDDKLFINAYGSLDGRLELNTHLSRKVSDRWNTSLFLHGNLREKEIDRNDDNFLDIPLAKQINVMNRWQYTDAVNGYVSIIDFRYLKDDKQTGEMDFDPNIHKLTTQKYGSEINTERVDIATKIGYVFPDAPYNSIGFQMAYSGHEQDSYFGLNQYNINHKSLYSNLRLNSILGSTLHKFKTGISFTHDSYNEFVNTTDFGRTENSFGGFFEYNYDNLDDFSLIAGLRLDFHNLLGTFITPRLHMRYAPWDKGVLRASVGRGKRSANIFAENQQLFGSSRTIGILNTDGKIYGLNPEIAWNYGFSFLQGFNLFGKKADITIDYYSTLFQNKAVVDVDESPQQVLFYNLDGNSHANNLQVQLNYELANRLELRLAYKNYDVKTDYLKSNLENPLQSEHIFFANLGYETRQNAKGGKWRFDYTFNWLGKQRLPFTASNPTQYQLAEYSPSYSLMNAQIAKVFSKSFEIYVGGENLANYKQENPILASDNPFGAYFDSSIVYAPINGSMYYAGLRYTLN, encoded by the coding sequence ATGAAAATCATATTAAAAATACTGTTCATTCTCATCCCTATTGCGATGTACTCGCAAACCGAGATTAAAGGAATGGCAATGATAAAAAATAGCCAAGGCAATACAGAAGGGTTGCCTGGAGCCACCGTGTATTGGTTAGGTACTGATATTGGTACAACCACAAATGACAAGGGTTGGTTTACACTTACTTACAAACCTGAATATAAAAAATTAGTATTTAGTTTTGTGGGTTATAGAACCGATACCGTAACTGTTAACGAACCCAAAGAAATCCATCATTTTATGGTTGAAGATGGTGGTTTGGACGAAGTAGTGGTAGAAGTCGAAGAGCAAAAAACCGCAGTTTCTTATCTGCAATCCGCCAATATCGTAACCATTAATGAAGGTGAATTATTAAAAGCAGCTTGTTGCAATCTATCTGAAAGTTTTGAAACCAATCCCAGTATTGATGTCAACTTTTCGGATGCCTTAACAGGGACAAAACAAATTAGAATGTTGGGGCTTACCAGTCCGTACATTTTAATTGCACAAGAGAATATACCAACCGTCAGAGGTGCTTCACAGGCATTTGGATTGACCTTTACACCAGGCACATGGATTGAAAGCATCCAAATTACTAAAGGTGCAGGTTCGGTTGTAAACGGTTACGAAAGTATTGCCGGACAAATAAATACGGAATTGAGAAAACCGCTAAACGATGATAAACTGTTTATTAATGCCTATGGTTCGCTAGACGGACGATTGGAACTCAATACCCATCTCAGTCGAAAAGTTTCAGACCGATGGAATACCAGCTTGTTCCTTCACGGTAATTTACGAGAAAAGGAAATAGACAGAAACGACGATAATTTTTTAGACATTCCGTTAGCCAAACAGATTAATGTGATGAACCGCTGGCAATATACAGACGCTGTAAATGGATATGTCAGTATTATAGATTTTAGGTATTTAAAAGATGATAAACAAACTGGCGAAATGGATTTTGACCCAAATATACATAAGTTGACTACCCAAAAATATGGTTCAGAAATCAATACAGAACGCGTTGATATCGCAACCAAAATAGGCTATGTTTTTCCAGACGCTCCATATAACAGTATTGGGTTTCAGATGGCATACAGCGGTCACGAACAAGATTCCTATTTCGGTTTAAATCAATACAATATTAATCATAAAAGCTTATATTCTAATCTGCGTCTTAATTCTATTTTGGGTAGTACATTACACAAATTTAAAACGGGAATTAGCTTTACGCATGATAGCTATAATGAATTTGTAAACACTACCGACTTTGGTAGGACAGAAAATTCATTCGGTGGGTTTTTTGAATACAACTATGATAATTTGGATGATTTTAGCTTGATTGCCGGACTCCGATTGGATTTTCATAACCTTCTGGGCACATTTATTACACCTAGATTGCACATGAGATATGCACCATGGGATAAAGGCGTGTTAAGAGCATCGGTTGGTAGAGGCAAAAGAAGTGCTAATATTTTTGCAGAGAACCAACAATTATTTGGTTCTTCAAGAACTATCGGCATTTTAAATACCGATGGTAAAATCTATGGATTAAACCCAGAAATTGCATGGAACTATGGGTTTAGCTTTTTACAAGGCTTTAACCTATTTGGAAAAAAAGCAGATATTACCATAGATTATTACAGTACTTTATTTCAAAACAAAGCCGTTGTAGATGTAGATGAAAGCCCACAACAAGTTCTATTTTATAATCTTGATGGAAATTCGCATGCCAACAATTTACAGGTTCAACTTAATTATGAATTAGCTAATCGGCTAGAGTTAAGGTTGGCGTATAAAAATTACGATGTAAAAACCGATTATTTAAAAAGTAACTTGGAGAATCCTTTACAATCAGAACATATCTTTTTTGCAAATCTTGGTTATGAAACTCGTCAAAATGCAAAAGGTGGAAAATGGCGATTCGATTATACATTCAATTGGTTGGGCAAACAGCGTTTACCGTTTACGGCATCCAATCCAACTCAATATCAATTGGCCGAGTACTCACCAAGCTACAGTTTGATGAATGCACAAATAGCCAAAGTGTTTTCTAAAAGTTTTGAAATCTATGTTGGTGGAGAAAATTTAGCAAATTATAAACAAGAAAATCCTATCTTAGCATCTGATAATCCGTTTGGTGCGTATTTTGATAGTAGTATTGTATATGCTCCCATAAATGGAAGTATGTATTATGCAGGATTGCGTTATACATTAAATTAA
- a CDS encoding rod shape-determining protein: MGFFDFLTEDVAIDLGTANTLIIHNGKVVIDSPSIVAKDRSTGKIIAIGKRANLMQGKTHENIKTIRPLKDGVIADFEASEQMIKEFIKQIPSIKKRFFFPPSLRMVICIPSGITEVEKRAVRDSAEHMNAKDIYLIHEPMAAAVGIGIDIMQPKGNMIIDIGGGTTEIAVIALGGIVCDKSIKVAGDVFTNDIAYYMRTQHNLYVGETTAENIKIVVGAATEELDNPPEDILVQGRDLLSGKPKQIKISYREIAKALDKSILRIEDAVMETLSQTPPELAADIYNTGIYLAGGGSMLRGLDRRLSRKTDLPVYVAEDPLRAVVRGTGIALKDLEKYQSVLMK, from the coding sequence ATGGGATTTTTTGACTTCCTGACTGAAGATGTTGCGATTGATTTAGGCACTGCCAATACACTTATCATTCACAATGGCAAAGTAGTTATTGATAGTCCGTCAATTGTAGCTAAAGATAGATCTACCGGCAAAATCATCGCTATTGGTAAAAGAGCCAATCTTATGCAAGGTAAAACGCATGAGAATATTAAAACTATCAGACCTTTAAAAGATGGTGTAATTGCCGATTTTGAAGCTTCAGAACAAATGATTAAGGAATTTATTAAACAAATTCCTTCTATAAAAAAACGTTTTTTCTTCCCGCCTTCGTTGCGAATGGTAATTTGTATTCCTTCAGGCATTACCGAAGTTGAAAAACGTGCGGTAAGAGATTCTGCCGAGCATATGAATGCAAAGGATATCTATTTAATTCATGAGCCTATGGCTGCCGCTGTTGGTATCGGTATAGATATTATGCAGCCAAAAGGAAACATGATTATTGATATAGGTGGTGGTACTACTGAAATTGCGGTAATTGCTTTAGGAGGTATTGTTTGTGATAAGTCCATAAAAGTTGCGGGTGATGTATTTACTAATGATATTGCTTATTATATGCGTACCCAGCATAATTTATATGTGGGTGAAACTACTGCGGAAAATATAAAAATTGTTGTTGGTGCCGCTACCGAAGAATTGGACAATCCACCTGAAGATATTTTAGTTCAAGGTAGGGATTTGTTGAGCGGTAAACCAAAACAAATAAAAATATCTTACAGAGAAATTGCCAAGGCACTAGATAAATCTATACTTAGAATTGAAGATGCTGTAATGGAAACCCTCTCTCAAACTCCACCAGAATTGGCTGCTGATATTTATAATACAGGTATCTATTTAGCTGGAGGCGGTTCTATGCTCAGAGGTTTGGACAGAAGGTTGTCCAGAAAAACAGATTTGCCCGTTTATGTTGCTGAAGATCCTTTAAGAGCGGTAGTTAGAGGTACTGGTATAGCTTTAAAAGACCTTGAAAAATATCAAAGTGTATTGATGAAATAG
- a CDS encoding GAF domain-containing protein yields MDIDLLKQNIVNITNSNLASDEKLQAICNYLKSTVDYYDWVGFYFKNGDKNELKLAQFAGEPTEHIIIPFGKGICGQVAVSNKNFVVQDVSEQDNYISCGWKVKSEIVIPIFVDGENVGQIDIDSHTVNPFSKEDEELLEFVCELVGKLL; encoded by the coding sequence ATGGATATAGATTTGTTAAAACAGAATATTGTAAATATTACAAATAGTAATTTGGCTTCTGATGAGAAACTACAAGCCATTTGCAATTACCTTAAAAGTACTGTCGATTATTATGATTGGGTTGGGTTTTATTTTAAGAACGGTGATAAAAATGAATTAAAATTGGCACAATTTGCTGGAGAACCTACTGAACATATTATAATTCCGTTTGGTAAAGGGATTTGTGGACAAGTGGCCGTTAGCAATAAAAATTTTGTAGTGCAAGATGTTTCTGAACAAGATAATTATATTTCATGCGGATGGAAAGTAAAGTCAGAAATTGTAATTCCAATTTTTGTGGATGGTGAGAATGTCGGTCAAATAGATATTGATTCACATACCGTTAATCCGTTTTCCAAAGAGGATGAAGAGTTGTTAGAGTTTGTTTGTGAATTGGTTGGTAAGCTGTTATAA